The Gardnerella leopoldii genomic interval ATGCCAAGTAACTCATCGCGCAAAGCCTGAGTTAACTCACCAACGCCACCATCGGCAACCTTAAGATCGAATTCATCGGACTTAAAACGACCAATTGGCGTAATGATTGCAGCAGTACCGCAAGCAAAGACTTCAGTAACCTCGCCAGAACGAATATCGTCAAGCAACCCTTGAAGAGGAATCATGGTTTCAACAACCTTATGTCCTGCTTCCTCAGCAAGCTGAATCAAAGAACGACGCGTAACGCCAGGAAGAATGCTGCCAGTAAGAGATGGAGTTTCCAAATGGCCATCCTTGTGGAGTGCGAACATATTCATGCCACCAAGCTCTTCCAAATATGTCTTAGTTGCAGCATCAACGAAGCACACTTGCTCACAACCATGCTCAATACCCTTGTATTCACCAAGTAAGGAAGCTGCATAATTTCCACCACACTTAGCAAAACCAGTACCACCAGGACCAGTGCGGAACCACTGATCTTCAACCCAAATGCTAACAGGCTTCAAACCACCCTTGAAGTATGGGCCGGATGGAGAAGCAATAACACAGTATTCAACTTCGTGAGCTTCGCGCACACCGAGGAACGGCTCGGAAGCAAACATGAATGGACGCATGTAAAGCGTATACTCTCGACGGCTCGGAACCCATTGCTTGTCTCGCTTTACCAAGGCTGCAACCGATCCAATAAAATCATCAATAGAGAGTTCCGGCAAATACAAACGCTTAGCAGAATTTTGGAAACGAGCAGCATTAATATCTGGGCGGAAAAGCCAAATAGAGCCGTCGGCGCGCTTATAAGCCTTCAAACCTTCAAAGCACTCCTGAGCATAGTGCAACACAGATGCACCTGGATCCATTTTCAATGGACCATAAGGCTCTACACGACGATCAGACCATCCTTCACCTTTAGTCCAAGACATATGAACCATATTGTCGGAGAAAATCTGACCGAAAGCAGGCTTATCAATAAGTTCGTTGCGTTTTGCATCCGAAACTGGATTATCATTCGGCAGAACTTCAAAGTTGCCAGCCAATTTGTTCAACAGAGCTGTATCGCTATGATCATAAGACTCATAAGCGTCAGAAAACTCTGGAGCTACTTCTAAATCAGCCATTATGTCTCTTTTCTATGTGGATTATTTCTACTTGCCTTTTACCGCAATTAACGTATAGATTAATACGATTCTTGTTTTTCGCAAAACTTACACGCCAAAATATCTTAAGAAATATTTCAAAAAATATGCTTTAAAATAAAAATTATTTAGCAAATTTGTTGATTTTATATGAAAAAAGCCGCATAAGAACTGACTTATGCGGCTTAAAATTTTAAACTATTTTATAAGTTATGAATTATAAGTTAATTAGTAATCAAATACATTAACTTATTTTATAACTTACTTTTCTTCTGCAGCTGGAGCGGCAGCAGGAGCAGCATCAGCAGCAGCATCAGCAGCTGGAGCAGCAGCTTCGGTTGTAGCAGCATCTTCAGGAACAGTGACGCTCACCACGGATTCTTCGCCATCCATATCGAGCTCAACACCCTGAGGAAGCTTGACATCCTTAGCAAACACCTTGGTACCGTCGGTCAAACCATCAACGTTAACAACCAAACGCTCTGGCAAGTTAGCAACGTCTGCGCGAACCTTGAGCTCCTGGACATCCACGAATGCAACTGCAGCACCCTTTGGAGTGCCTTCAACGAAGACTGGAACTTCAACGTCAATCTTTTCGCCAGCCTTAACTTCGTAGAAGTCAATGTGTTCTACAATGCGCTTAACAGGGTTACGCTGAACATCCTTAACAACTGCAATGCGAGATTCCTCGCCAAACTTAATAGTGAACAAAGCATTAGCGTGACGCAAAGCCAAAGTGGTCTCGCGCATTGGAAGAGTAACATGCACTGGTTCAGCACCGCCAGCATAAAGGCTTGCTGGAATCAGCTTAGCTACGCGCAAACGACGAGCAACACCCTTACCAAACTCAGTGCGCAATTCGCCTTCAAGAGTAATTTTTGTAGCCATATCGGTCTCCTTATGGTCTGGATAGTTTAGTTTGTTAATCCAGCTTCAGGCGCACCGACGCGCCGAAAACCATAAGAGGCTATCAGCCCAGTCGATAACGGAACTCTGCCAACAAACTAATCACAAGCTAGTGGCATATTCCCTCGCCAAAGCAACTTTGCTATTCTAACGACAGGCTACGACTTATAGCAAATACAAAATTATTACTAATCAAATCGAATATAACTGCTACTTGAGCATACAAACGATTATTATAGTTAATAGTATGTAAGTGCATAGCATGATACTATGATGTGCGCTTAATCCGCAAGCCGTTTGGCATAATGAAGGAGCAAATGTGTCCGTTTTTAATGCACTCCAACAGCAAGCGTTTAATCTTGCCCGTAAAGCATTGCGTATTGGCAGTAACTTCGCGCACCCAGTCAGTGATGACCGTGCAGGCGGACCAGACTACCTTAATACGGATCAAGAAAACACAAATACTTTACTTTCACAAAAACAACGCCTTCCACACGTAGAAGAGTGGGGTGCGCAAATGCCAACAACGACGTTTATCGATCCGGAAACAGGCTTGCTGACCACAAAAACCGAAAGCGCAGCACCTCTTGACGATGGCACAAGCATTTATGACTTATACGCAGATCGTGCAGCACGTATGGGCGACGATCCTCTTTACACTTATAAAGAAAACGATAAGTGGGTCACAAAAACAGCTAATCAGTTCCTTCAAGAAGTACGCGATGCCGCAAAAGGTTTGATGCACTACGGATTGCGCAAAGGCGACGCTGTTGCTTTTATGTGCAAAACATCATACGAGTGGGATGTAACAGACGCAGCAGTTATGGCTTGCGGCGGTGTTCTTGCAACTATTTATGACACGGATTCAGCTGAGCAAATTCGCAATATTGTGAATAATTCCGACTCGCGTTTCCTTATTGTTGAAACAACTGACATGCGAGATAAAGCTGATGGAGCTATTGAAGAATGCCCAAGTTTGGAACGCATTATTTGCATTGAAACAGGCGGTTTAGCAGAACTTCAAGCTTTCGGATACGCTGTTAGCGATGAGGAACTAGATGCTCGCATTGATTCTGTAAAGAAAACAGACTTGTGCTCTATTGTTTACACTTCTGGCTCCACAGCTGCACCTAAAGGTGTGGAAATGACTCACGAACACTATTGCACTACAGCGTTGAATTTGCCTGTTTACTTGCCGAATTTGCTTAGCGAAAAAGACGGCTCTGTGCTTCTATTCCTTCCTCAAGCACACTCTTTTGCAAGAGCAATTAACTATATTGTTGTTGCAAGTACGTTGCGCATTTATATTGCTCAAGGTATTCCTACTTTGATTTCCGATTTGCAAGTTGCAAAACCTACGGTTATGATTGTTGTCCCTCGAGTTCTTGAGAAGGTTTATAACGCAGCTTCGCAGAAGGCTGGTCACGGTGCTAAAGGCTTGGCTTTCCAGGGTGCTGTTGTGACAGCACAGCAGTATATGAAGGAAGTTCAGGAATTTGGTGACGCTAAGGCTCTTACTAAAGCTCGCCGCACTGCTTACGATCCGCTTGTTTATCGTCCACTTCGCCAAGCTCTTGGCGGTCGCGCACGCTGGATTGTTGCAGGTGGAGCTCCTCTAGATCCTGAATTGCTTTCATTCTTCCGCGGAGCAGGAGTTCCTGTCTACGAAGGTTATGGTCTTACAGAAACTACTGCACCATGCGCGTTTACTCCTATTGGAGTTCCATTCCGAGAAGGTTCTGTTGGCATTGCATTCCCAGCTTTTACTTTGCGAATCGCATCCGACGGCGAAGTTCAAATTAAAGGCACTTGCGTATTCCATAAGTATCACAAGAACGATGAAGCAACAGAAACTTCA includes:
- a CDS encoding branched-chain amino acid aminotransferase, producing MADLEVAPEFSDAYESYDHSDTALLNKLAGNFEVLPNDNPVSDAKRNELIDKPAFGQIFSDNMVHMSWTKGEGWSDRRVEPYGPLKMDPGASVLHYAQECFEGLKAYKRADGSIWLFRPDINAARFQNSAKRLYLPELSIDDFIGSVAALVKRDKQWVPSRREYTLYMRPFMFASEPFLGVREAHEVEYCVIASPSGPYFKGGLKPVSIWVEDQWFRTGPGGTGFAKCGGNYAASLLGEYKGIEHGCEQVCFVDAATKTYLEELGGMNMFALHKDGHLETPSLTGSILPGVTRRSLIQLAEEAGHKVVETMIPLQGLLDDIRSGEVTEVFACGTAAIITPIGRFKSDEFDLKVADGGVGELTQALRDELLGIQLGDVEDKHNWMWKVCD
- a CDS encoding AMP-dependent synthetase/ligase, with the protein product MSVFNALQQQAFNLARKALRIGSNFAHPVSDDRAGGPDYLNTDQENTNTLLSQKQRLPHVEEWGAQMPTTTFIDPETGLLTTKTESAAPLDDGTSIYDLYADRAARMGDDPLYTYKENDKWVTKTANQFLQEVRDAAKGLMHYGLRKGDAVAFMCKTSYEWDVTDAAVMACGGVLATIYDTDSAEQIRNIVNNSDSRFLIVETTDMRDKADGAIEECPSLERIICIETGGLAELQAFGYAVSDEELDARIDSVKKTDLCSIVYTSGSTAAPKGVEMTHEHYCTTALNLPVYLPNLLSEKDGSVLLFLPQAHSFARAINYIVVASTLRIYIAQGIPTLISDLQVAKPTVMIVVPRVLEKVYNAASQKAGHGAKGLAFQGAVVTAQQYMKEVQEFGDAKALTKARRTAYDPLVYRPLRQALGGRARWIVAGGAPLDPELLSFFRGAGVPVYEGYGLTETTAPCAFTPIGVPFREGSVGIAFPAFTLRIASDGEVQIKGTCVFHKYHKNDEATETSFTKDGWYATGDLGRIDDDGMLYITGRKKDLIITAGGKNVAPGPIEEMIKRCELVSQALVLGDKRPFISALVTLDEETLRNWLKLKGLDATMSMEEAANNAVVRAEVQKFIDLANEGVSRAESVRKFIILPEEFTQENGLMTASMKIIRPRVIKRYTTLLNTQMYTTRKK
- a CDS encoding 50S ribosomal protein L25/general stress protein Ctc; this translates as MATKITLEGELRTEFGKGVARRLRVAKLIPASLYAGGAEPVHVTLPMRETTLALRHANALFTIKFGEESRIAVVKDVQRNPVKRIVEHIDFYEVKAGEKIDVEVPVFVEGTPKGAAVAFVDVQELKVRADVANLPERLVVNVDGLTDGTKVFAKDVKLPQGVELDMDGEESVVSVTVPEDAATTEAAAPAADAAADAAPAAAPAAEEK